One genomic window of uncultured delta proteobacterium includes the following:
- a CDS encoding conserved hypothetical protein (Evidence 4 : Homologs of previously reported genes of unknown function), producing MADARALKEENGSGRLIPALVLSCAVNVALGLGLVLVSIERTELGYSMRKLEGMVKVRADHANELEVERGRLLSPYALERKAAEFGMRAARPGQIRRMDGATLQTLTPPAIGPDSGPAMGPNMDKTLP from the coding sequence ATGGCGGACGCAAGAGCGCTAAAAGAAGAGAACGGTTCGGGCAGGTTGATACCCGCCCTGGTTCTCTCCTGCGCCGTGAACGTGGCCCTGGGACTGGGGCTGGTGCTGGTCAGCATCGAGCGGACGGAGCTGGGCTATTCCATGCGGAAACTCGAGGGCATGGTCAAGGTGCGGGCCGACCACGCCAACGAACTGGAAGTGGAGCGGGGACGGCTGCTTTCCCCCTACGCCCTTGAGCGGAAGGCGGCGGAATTCGGCATGCGCGCGGCCCGGCCCGGCCAGATACGGCGCATGGACGGCGCGACGCTGCAAACCCTGACGCCCCCGGCCATCGGCCCGGACAGCGGTCCCGCCATGGGCCCCAATATGGATAAGACGCTGCCCTGA
- a CDS encoding UDP-N-acetylmuramoyl-tripeptide--D-alanyl-D-alanine ligase, with protein sequence MRMNLLDISRLLGVVCVGMSAEEALTRPTGAAIDSRKVRKGNLFFCLPGEHVDGHDYAAAAIENGALAVIGTRNPFTKRSKKNRPPVLVVHNVPAALATVAAAHRRTAAGVVVGVTGTSGKTSVKETLASVLGIAGRTAKNPVNLNNQIGLPLSMLNAPEDAAYWVMEAGISRPHDMDELGAMLRPDLALILNAGAGHVQELGDRGVAHYKARLLAYLASNGLGVVSADYPDLEREARGYDADVTYFSATDSEEKYFASYLGPEGLDRGTFHLALDGEAVTVNAPFCGAYGAENVAAIGAVAHSLGLTASEIAEGFAAASLPAQRFALRELDGFLLIDDSYNANPLSMSRMLEAASDMAKDRGGDLVLVLGEMGELGPESPHYHYLLGQQVAALAPKAIIWKGGQGESVRRGLVDDGYAGSYTHVADAASFTAAFLSADTHSGVVLFKGSRSNRLEELVTAFTAMAGAGEEEKGRPDAV encoded by the coding sequence ATGCGCATGAACTTACTGGATATAAGCCGCCTGCTCGGCGTCGTGTGCGTGGGTATGAGCGCGGAAGAAGCGCTGACCCGCCCGACCGGGGCCGCCATCGACAGCCGCAAGGTCAGGAAGGGGAACCTCTTTTTCTGCCTGCCCGGCGAGCATGTGGACGGGCACGATTACGCCGCCGCCGCGATTGAAAACGGCGCGCTGGCCGTTATCGGCACGCGCAACCCTTTCACCAAACGAAGCAAAAAGAACAGGCCGCCGGTATTGGTCGTGCATAACGTTCCCGCCGCGCTGGCGACCGTCGCCGCCGCGCACCGCCGCACGGCCGCGGGCGTGGTAGTGGGCGTCACCGGAACCTCCGGCAAAACCTCGGTCAAGGAAACACTGGCCTCGGTACTCGGCATCGCGGGCAGGACCGCCAAAAACCCGGTGAATTTGAACAACCAGATCGGCCTGCCGCTCAGCATGCTGAACGCCCCGGAAGACGCGGCCTACTGGGTGATGGAAGCGGGCATCAGCCGCCCGCACGACATGGACGAACTCGGGGCCATGCTCCGGCCGGACCTCGCGCTCATCCTCAACGCGGGCGCGGGGCACGTGCAGGAACTGGGCGACAGGGGCGTGGCGCACTACAAGGCGCGGCTCCTCGCCTACCTCGCGAGCAACGGGCTCGGCGTCGTGAGCGCCGACTATCCGGACCTGGAGCGGGAAGCCAGGGGCTACGATGCGGACGTCACGTATTTCTCCGCAACGGATTCCGAAGAAAAATATTTTGCCTCCTACCTCGGCCCGGAAGGGCTTGACCGGGGCACCTTCCATCTGGCGCTCGACGGCGAGGCCGTGACCGTGAATGCGCCCTTTTGCGGCGCGTACGGCGCGGAAAACGTGGCCGCCATCGGCGCGGTGGCCCATTCCCTGGGCCTGACCGCGTCGGAAATAGCCGAAGGGTTCGCCGCCGCCTCGCTTCCGGCCCAGCGGTTCGCCCTGCGGGAACTGGACGGATTTTTGCTGATTGACGACAGTTACAACGCCAACCCCCTGTCCATGAGCCGCATGCTTGAAGCCGCGTCCGACATGGCAAAGGACCGGGGCGGCGACCTCGTTCTGGTGCTCGGGGAAATGGGCGAACTGGGTCCGGAAAGCCCGCACTACCACTATCTTTTGGGCCAGCAGGTCGCGGCGCTCGCGCCCAAGGCCATCATCTGGAAAGGCGGGCAGGGCGAATCCGTCCGGCGGGGCCTCGTCGACGACGGGTACGCGGGTTCCTACACGCACGTGGCGGATGCCGCCTCCTTCACGGCGGCCTTTCTCTCGGCGGATACGCATTCCGGCGTCGTGTTGTTCAAGGGTTCGCGCAGCAACAGGCTCGAGGAGCTGGTGACGGCGTTCACCGCCATGGCCGGTGCGGGCGAGGAGGAAAAGGGGAGGCCC
- a CDS encoding HD domain protein gives MQPAVPENISEEYYQISEAILSSFPKYRPPLDLFRLKEDIAQLQLFIKKDTRITNEQIEEIFALCKEENLFVSRADFPVYSKHIVKQLDLVLVDKNLKEGEVADITLDALGQRLTDFYDQPVKPVFDNLYEAVQVVTEYIWQDKHRLRLYLRRLYTGEHSFIHQSLNSFSVGLWLLCKTQGEELRRKEFDKVAMGLVIHDVGMSKVPSFILSKTGPLKPEEKEKIPPHPIIGMKIAQKLEIVTEEIRGIVLEHQERMDGSGYPQRIKGNDISRLGRLAAVADSFAAMIQKRPYAEAMPPVDAAKALANDKARYDAHFTIPLMTAYVVNDFSC, from the coding sequence ATGCAACCAGCTGTCCCTGAAAACATTTCTGAAGAATACTATCAGATAAGCGAAGCGATTCTTTCCAGTTTCCCGAAATATCGCCCGCCGCTCGACCTCTTCCGTCTCAAGGAAGACATCGCGCAACTCCAGCTGTTCATCAAGAAAGATACCCGCATCACCAACGAGCAGATCGAAGAAATATTCGCCCTGTGCAAAGAGGAAAACCTTTTTGTCTCGCGCGCGGATTTTCCCGTCTATTCCAAACACATCGTCAAACAGCTCGATCTGGTGCTCGTGGACAAGAACCTCAAGGAAGGGGAAGTCGCGGACATCACCCTGGACGCCCTCGGCCAGCGGCTGACGGATTTTTACGACCAGCCCGTGAAGCCCGTCTTCGACAACCTTTATGAAGCCGTGCAGGTGGTCACCGAATATATATGGCAGGACAAGCACCGGCTGCGCCTCTACCTGCGGCGCCTGTACACCGGGGAGCACTCCTTCATCCACCAGTCGCTGAATTCTTTTTCCGTCGGGTTGTGGCTTTTGTGCAAAACCCAGGGCGAGGAACTGCGCCGCAAGGAGTTTGACAAGGTCGCCATGGGTCTCGTCATCCACGACGTGGGGATGAGCAAGGTGCCGTCCTTCATCCTTTCCAAAACAGGCCCGCTCAAACCCGAAGAAAAAGAAAAAATCCCGCCCCACCCCATCATCGGCATGAAAATAGCCCAAAAGCTGGAAATCGTGACCGAGGAAATCAGGGGAATCGTGCTGGAACACCAGGAACGCATGGACGGCAGCGGCTACCCGCAGCGCATAAAAGGGAACGACATCAGCCGGCTCGGCCGGCTGGCTGCCGTTGCGGACTCCTTCGCGGCCATGATCCAAAAGCGGCCCTACGCCGAGGCCATGCCCCCGGTGGATGCGGCAAAGGCGCTCGCCAACGATAAAGCCCGGTACGACGCCCACTTTACAATACCGCTCATGACGGCCTATGTTGTGAACGATTTTTCCTGTTAG
- the ttuE gene encoding Pyruvate kinase, producing the protein MRARTKIIATIGPASDSPETIAKLVEAGARIFRLNFSHGNADSFKTIVKTIRDLEEKSNFAISIMQDLAGPKIRLGNIEEGSITFAKGDTAYLGPKAPKNADMPHLPFDHPAILKTITEGDRMVLADGSLQFTVVEKKDDSLFVLKAGNSGIVTSRKGLALPDKTVPVPALTDKDKKDLRDGLRLGVDAVALSFVQTARDILDAKAIIHAEGRDVPVVAKLERQNAVQNLEDILAAADVIMVARGDLGVECPLQLLPGLQKKIIRACNKAKKPVIVATQMLLSMVNNPMPTRAETTDVANAVLDGADCVMLSEETAMGNYPVEAVAFMGEIAAQAEALPNGTGIRKEEFASGEGATSFLTYAACRLAEEIDADALVAYSVSGTSARTLASRRPRRPVYSLSPYSATLHTLNFTWGIIPVGIESDSGGHLESVEQFVETSPLFAPGATLILTAGQARSGVTENQTAVLGANVIKVFTK; encoded by the coding sequence ATGCGAGCACGTACAAAAATTATCGCCACCATCGGCCCAGCATCCGACTCCCCGGAAACCATCGCCAAACTGGTGGAAGCCGGAGCCCGCATCTTCCGGCTCAACTTCTCCCACGGCAACGCGGACTCGTTCAAAACCATCGTCAAAACCATCCGCGACCTGGAAGAGAAGAGCAACTTCGCCATCTCCATCATGCAGGATCTCGCCGGTCCCAAGATCCGCCTCGGGAATATCGAGGAAGGCTCCATTACCTTCGCAAAGGGCGATACGGCCTATCTCGGCCCCAAGGCGCCGAAAAACGCCGATATGCCCCACCTGCCCTTCGACCATCCGGCGATTTTGAAAACCATCACGGAAGGCGACCGCATGGTGCTTGCCGACGGTTCGCTCCAGTTCACCGTGGTCGAGAAAAAGGACGACTCGCTTTTTGTGCTGAAAGCGGGCAACTCCGGCATCGTCACTTCCCGCAAGGGGCTGGCCTTGCCGGACAAAACCGTGCCCGTGCCCGCCCTGACGGACAAGGACAAAAAGGACCTGCGCGACGGGCTGCGCCTCGGCGTGGACGCCGTTGCCCTCTCCTTCGTGCAGACGGCCCGCGATATCCTGGACGCAAAGGCCATCATCCATGCCGAGGGCCGCGACGTGCCGGTCGTTGCGAAGCTTGAGCGCCAGAACGCCGTGCAAAACCTTGAGGACATCCTGGCCGCAGCCGACGTCATTATGGTGGCGCGGGGCGACCTTGGGGTGGAGTGCCCGCTCCAGCTGCTCCCCGGCCTGCAGAAAAAAATCATCCGGGCCTGCAACAAGGCCAAAAAACCCGTGATCGTGGCGACGCAGATGCTGCTCTCCATGGTCAACAACCCCATGCCCACCCGCGCGGAAACCACGGACGTGGCCAACGCGGTGCTGGACGGCGCGGACTGCGTCATGCTGTCCGAGGAGACGGCCATGGGCAATTATCCCGTGGAAGCCGTGGCCTTTATGGGAGAAATAGCGGCCCAGGCCGAAGCGCTGCCCAACGGCACGGGCATCCGCAAGGAAGAGTTCGCCTCCGGCGAAGGCGCGACCAGCTTCCTCACCTACGCGGCCTGCCGCCTGGCCGAGGAAATCGACGCCGACGCCCTGGTGGCGTACAGCGTTTCCGGCACGTCCGCGCGGACCCTTGCCTCCAGACGGCCGCGCCGCCCCGTGTATTCCCTCTCCCCATACTCCGCCACGCTCCACACCCTCAACTTCACCTGGGGCATCATTCCGGTGGGCATCGAGTCCGACAGCGGCGGCCATTTGGAATCCGTCGAGCAGTTCGTGGAAACAAGCCCGTTGTTCGCGCCCGGCGCAACGCTTATCCTGACGGCCGGGCAGGCCCGCTCCGGCGTGACCGAAAACCAGACCGCCGTGCTCGGCGCCAACGTCATAAAAGTCTTTACGAAATAA
- the murE gene encoding UDP-N-acetylmuramoyl-L-alanyl-D-glutamate--2, 6-diaminopimelate ligase: MSITMTGLERLVSLAGERAARVSAHSGKAGTGDIFVSLPKAAPVGPDGPDYTGAETYLADALRAGVSSVVCTRAVFEAARVEETARGPVAVALVPDTRAALGELAKAYYKTDRSGVSILGITGTNGKTTTTYLMEAIFRAAGRTPGVLGTVEYRWPGYQEASPLTTPDCLTLHSMVAAMGAAGADTALMEVSSHAIDQQRVAGLSFAGALFTNLTQDHLDYHRDMEEYFAVKAKLFATPENGGLAVPGAALAVNIDDPYGERLFAANRATVGFSLRRGGDRILRGAILEQGRDGLHLRMAFDGDTWELSSPLVGEFNAANLMGAQALALACGLGREPLRALATFGGVPGRLERIINPQDLAVFVDYAHTPDALQKALQALRGAQFKRIVTVFGCGGNRDRTKRPKMGEAASLFSDVVVLTSDNPRREDPLEIMADVRPGLATAHEIIEEADRKKAIGMALDILKPGDALLIAGKGHEPYQLIGDTKYPFSDQQVVREHLGCA, translated from the coding sequence ATGAGCATCACCATGACCGGCCTTGAGCGCCTGGTATCCCTTGCCGGGGAACGCGCCGCCCGCGTCTCGGCCCATTCGGGCAAGGCGGGGACAGGCGATATTTTCGTCTCCCTGCCGAAGGCCGCGCCCGTGGGGCCGGACGGGCCGGATTATACCGGCGCGGAAACCTACCTCGCAGACGCGCTGCGCGCGGGCGTATCGTCCGTGGTCTGCACGCGCGCCGTGTTCGAGGCCGCGCGGGTGGAAGAGACCGCCCGGGGGCCCGTTGCCGTCGCGCTTGTCCCGGACACGCGCGCCGCACTGGGCGAGCTTGCCAAGGCCTATTACAAGACGGACCGTTCCGGGGTTTCCATCCTCGGCATCACCGGCACCAACGGGAAAACCACCACCACCTACCTGATGGAAGCGATATTCCGCGCGGCGGGGAGAACGCCCGGCGTTCTCGGCACGGTGGAGTACCGCTGGCCCGGATATCAGGAAGCCTCTCCCCTGACCACGCCGGACTGCCTGACCCTGCACTCCATGGTGGCCGCCATGGGCGCGGCCGGCGCGGACACGGCCCTGATGGAGGTTTCCTCCCACGCCATCGACCAGCAGCGGGTGGCCGGGCTTTCCTTTGCCGGGGCGCTGTTCACCAATTTGACGCAAGACCATCTCGACTACCACCGCGACATGGAAGAGTACTTCGCGGTCAAGGCCAAACTGTTCGCCACACCGGAAAACGGCGGGCTGGCCGTTCCCGGCGCAGCGCTGGCCGTCAATATCGACGACCCCTACGGCGAGCGGCTGTTTGCCGCCAACCGCGCGACTGTCGGCTTTTCGCTCCGCCGCGGCGGGGACAGGATTCTCCGGGGCGCGATCCTGGAGCAGGGCCGCGACGGGCTGCACCTGCGCATGGCCTTTGACGGCGACACTTGGGAACTTTCCAGCCCGCTCGTCGGGGAATTCAATGCCGCCAACCTCATGGGCGCGCAAGCCCTGGCGCTCGCCTGCGGCCTCGGCCGGGAACCCTTGCGGGCGCTGGCCACTTTCGGCGGGGTGCCGGGCAGGCTGGAGCGCATCATAAATCCGCAGGACCTCGCTGTTTTCGTGGATTACGCCCACACCCCGGACGCGCTGCAAAAAGCCCTGCAGGCCCTGCGCGGGGCGCAGTTCAAGCGCATCGTCACGGTCTTCGGCTGCGGCGGCAACCGCGACCGGACCAAACGTCCCAAGATGGGCGAGGCCGCCTCCCTTTTTTCGGACGTCGTGGTCTTGACCTCGGACAACCCGCGCCGCGAGGACCCGCTGGAAATCATGGCGGACGTGCGGCCCGGCCTTGCAACGGCGCATGAGATCATTGAGGAAGCGGACCGCAAAAAGGCCATCGGCATGGCCCTGGATATTCTGAAGCCCGGCGACGCCCTGCTCATCGCGGGCAAGGGCCATGAGCCCTACCAGCTCATCGGGGACACGAAATATCCCTTCAGCGACCAGCAGGTGGTAAGGGAGCATCTCGGATGCGCATGA
- the mraW gene encoding S-adenosyl-dependent methyltransferase activity on membrane-located substrates (Evidence 2a : Function of homologous gene experimentally demonstrated in an other organism; PubMedId : 10493123, 20042184, 2187182, 6350821; Product type e : enzyme) — translation MAQADFPHVPVLPEEVLRYLAPQNGGRYLDGTVGLGGHTSRILEAAPGCAVLGLDRDESALILAAERLKPFGDRVALRHALFSNAAAMLDAHGWETIDGALVDIGVSSLQLDTPERGFSFLHDGPLDMRMDVTGGDTGHVVAPASKLVNTAPHEVLKEIIGTFGEEPQAGRIARAIIDARSKKPIATTGELAAIVEAAYPAKWRATARNHPATRTFQALRIAVNYEFDELRHFLESIVPYLAPGGRLVVISFHSLEDRIVKHFFRDEAQGCRCPRHIPVCVCNHEATLTILTRKPVTATEEELRANVRASSAKLRAAEKI, via the coding sequence ATGGCGCAAGCCGATTTTCCCCACGTGCCGGTATTGCCGGAAGAAGTGCTGCGGTACCTCGCGCCTCAAAACGGCGGACGGTATCTGGACGGCACGGTCGGGCTCGGCGGGCATACCTCCCGTATCCTGGAAGCGGCCCCCGGCTGCGCCGTCCTCGGGCTGGACCGCGACGAGAGCGCTCTTATCCTGGCGGCGGAACGGCTTAAACCGTTCGGGGACAGGGTCGCGTTGCGCCATGCCTTGTTCAGCAACGCCGCCGCCATGCTTGACGCGCACGGCTGGGAAACCATTGACGGCGCCCTTGTGGATATCGGCGTTTCGTCCCTGCAACTGGATACGCCCGAGCGGGGTTTCAGCTTTCTGCACGACGGGCCGCTGGACATGCGCATGGATGTGACGGGCGGGGATACCGGGCACGTTGTCGCCCCGGCCTCCAAACTGGTGAACACGGCCCCGCACGAGGTGTTGAAGGAAATAATCGGCACGTTCGGGGAAGAGCCGCAGGCCGGGCGCATCGCGCGGGCCATCATCGACGCGCGGAGCAAAAAGCCGATTGCAACCACGGGGGAGCTGGCCGCCATCGTGGAAGCGGCCTACCCGGCAAAGTGGCGGGCGACGGCCAGGAACCATCCGGCCACGCGCACCTTCCAGGCGCTGCGCATTGCCGTGAATTACGAGTTCGACGAGTTGCGGCACTTCCTGGAAAGCATCGTGCCGTACCTCGCGCCCGGGGGCAGGCTGGTGGTCATCAGCTTTCACTCCCTCGAAGACCGGATCGTGAAGCATTTTTTCCGGGACGAGGCGCAGGGGTGCCGCTGCCCGAGGCACATACCGGTCTGCGTCTGCAACCACGAGGCAACGCTCACCATACTGACGCGCAAGCCCGTGACCGCCACCGAAGAAGAGTTGCGGGCCAACGTCCGCGCTTCCAGCGCCAAGTTGCGGGCGGCTGAAAAGATTTGA
- a CDS encoding Penicillin binding transpeptidase domain protein — MARIKPTVALRNERAGRNKRKRPAAPAPRAKKPLFPSVNWGKVRLWGVGLVFAGLWILLWGRAYQVQIIRGPRYAEEARRAHVATEVATGRRGSIVDRNGNVLAKSVDVSSVAVRPGNVTDPDGATKLLSSALGIPAPKARKIVTDQKRGFVWVERKVNPRVAEVIRKADVPGVSLVREYERAYPFKHLAGQLLGFVNVDEKGIEGLELAFNDHLSGQQKSRVVQRDAAGRRLHSAATGEMEDLTGENLTLTIDTQVQFFAESALSSGIGAFGARWAACMVVDVPSGDILAWAEYPFFNPNRPAEANLFTRRNKTAMDALEQGSTIKPFLMAAALQEKVITPDSQYDCEKGKWKLRNVVIRDTSPHGTLTARDILKVSSNIGSAKIGMALGAAKYYGYLQRLGFGVRTGLPLAGENKGIVRPAKQWVDIDLATASFGQSFSATIVQMAQAYLCLANDGVKKNLRLVIPNNGSNTGPNNAAANGSGNDGKAGQTAEPERIFSVEVMRQVREMLRSAVEDTGGTGRRAHIDGLVVGGKTGTAQKASGDAYGAGRVASFVGMVPVEEPRYLVIVLLDEPEKNQYGGFVAAPIFKNVALHTMAYHGLLPESTPAQALIEFEREKKALAAEAAAAENTPALAAVVPEAARSHTDKTKPGQTKPDQTKPGAAKPGQAKPGQAKPGPAKAEPAKAEPAKPELVNAVQADGQDNIVPAVVGLSVRKAVENFARKGIVPEIKGEGAVVIRQTPEAGHPLPGAGGKFTIWLGDNS; from the coding sequence ATGGCACGGATCAAACCCACAGTCGCGTTGCGGAACGAGCGGGCGGGGCGCAATAAGCGCAAGCGCCCGGCCGCGCCCGCGCCGCGCGCTAAAAAGCCCCTGTTCCCCAGCGTGAACTGGGGCAAGGTGCGGCTGTGGGGCGTGGGCCTTGTGTTCGCCGGGCTGTGGATCCTGCTGTGGGGCAGGGCCTACCAGGTGCAGATAATCCGGGGGCCGCGCTACGCCGAGGAAGCGCGGCGCGCGCACGTCGCCACGGAAGTGGCGACCGGCAGGCGAGGGAGCATCGTGGACCGCAACGGCAACGTTCTGGCGAAAAGCGTGGACGTCAGCTCCGTGGCCGTCAGGCCCGGCAACGTCACGGACCCGGACGGCGCGACAAAACTCCTTTCCTCGGCGCTCGGCATCCCGGCCCCCAAGGCCAGAAAAATCGTCACGGACCAGAAACGCGGCTTCGTGTGGGTGGAACGCAAGGTGAACCCGCGCGTAGCCGAGGTCATCCGCAAGGCGGACGTTCCGGGCGTGTCCCTCGTGCGCGAATATGAGCGGGCCTACCCGTTCAAGCATCTCGCCGGGCAGCTTCTCGGCTTCGTGAACGTGGACGAGAAGGGTATTGAAGGGCTTGAACTGGCTTTTAACGACCACCTTTCCGGCCAGCAGAAAAGCCGGGTGGTGCAGCGCGACGCGGCCGGCCGTCGCCTCCACTCCGCCGCCACCGGCGAGATGGAAGATTTGACCGGCGAAAACCTGACCCTGACCATCGATACCCAGGTGCAGTTTTTTGCGGAATCCGCTTTAAGCAGCGGGATAGGCGCTTTCGGCGCGCGCTGGGCCGCCTGCATGGTGGTGGATGTGCCGAGCGGGGATATTCTGGCCTGGGCCGAATACCCCTTCTTCAACCCCAACCGCCCGGCTGAGGCCAACCTCTTCACCCGGCGCAACAAAACGGCCATGGACGCCCTGGAGCAGGGCTCCACGATCAAACCGTTCCTCATGGCGGCGGCGTTGCAGGAGAAGGTCATCACGCCGGATTCGCAATACGATTGCGAAAAGGGAAAGTGGAAACTCCGCAACGTGGTCATCCGCGACACCAGCCCGCACGGCACCCTGACGGCCAGGGACATCCTGAAAGTTTCCAGCAACATCGGCTCGGCCAAGATCGGGATGGCGCTGGGCGCCGCCAAGTACTACGGGTATTTGCAGCGGCTCGGCTTCGGGGTCAGGACCGGGCTGCCGCTTGCCGGGGAGAACAAGGGCATCGTGCGCCCGGCCAAGCAGTGGGTCGACATTGACCTTGCAACGGCCTCGTTCGGCCAGAGTTTTTCCGCGACCATCGTGCAGATGGCCCAGGCGTATCTCTGCCTCGCCAATGACGGGGTGAAGAAGAATCTGCGGCTTGTCATTCCCAATAATGGGTCTAATACCGGGCCGAACAACGCGGCGGCCAACGGGTCCGGCAACGACGGCAAGGCCGGGCAGACGGCCGAGCCGGAACGGATTTTTTCGGTGGAGGTCATGCGCCAGGTGCGGGAGATGCTGCGCTCGGCGGTGGAAGATACCGGCGGCACGGGCCGCAGGGCGCATATCGACGGGCTTGTCGTCGGCGGCAAAACCGGCACGGCCCAGAAAGCCAGCGGCGACGCCTACGGAGCGGGCCGGGTGGCCTCCTTCGTGGGCATGGTGCCCGTGGAAGAGCCGCGCTACCTCGTCATCGTCCTGCTCGACGAGCCGGAAAAGAACCAGTACGGCGGGTTCGTGGCCGCGCCCATTTTCAAGAACGTGGCCCTGCACACCATGGCCTACCACGGCCTTTTGCCGGAGAGCACGCCCGCCCAGGCCCTGATCGAGTTTGAGCGGGAAAAGAAAGCCCTGGCGGCGGAAGCCGCCGCTGCCGAAAACACGCCGGCTCTCGCGGCCGTGGTCCCGGAAGCGGCCCGGTCTCATACGGATAAGACCAAGCCGGGCCAGACGAAACCGGACCAGACGAAACCGGGAGCGGCCAAGCCGGGCCAGGCCAAACCGGGCCAGGCCAAACCGGGCCCGGCAAAAGCGGAACCGGCAAAAGCGGAACCGGCCAAGCCGGAACTCGTTAACGCGGTCCAGGCTGACGGCCAGGACAACATCGTCCCGGCGGTCGTGGGGCTGAGCGTGCGCAAGGCCGTTGAAAATTTCGCGCGCAAGGGCATCGTGCCGGAAATCAAGGGCGAGGGCGCCGTGGTCATCCGCCAGACCCCGGAAGCCGGACACCCGCTGCCGGGCGCGGGCGGCAAATTCACCATCTGGCTGGGGGACAACTCATGA
- the mraZ gene encoding Protein MraZ yields MYFRGRSIRSLDTKGRLMLPPEFRDILISRSEGGQLVLTTLDGCVYGFPWPDWQEFEDKINRIKNPARAVRDFRRLVLGGAEVMAADGQGRIRLSRELMQYSGIDREAVLVGQGAHFELWSAERLAPALAQSFDDVTQAMTDSGIDFVF; encoded by the coding sequence ATGTATTTTCGCGGCAGATCCATCCGGTCCCTCGATACGAAGGGCCGTCTCATGCTTCCTCCCGAATTCAGGGATATCCTGATTTCGCGGTCCGAGGGCGGGCAGCTTGTGCTGACCACCCTCGACGGCTGCGTTTACGGATTTCCCTGGCCCGACTGGCAGGAATTCGAAGACAAGATCAACCGCATCAAAAACCCCGCAAGGGCCGTGCGCGACTTCCGCCGCCTCGTGCTCGGCGGGGCCGAAGTCATGGCTGCCGATGGTCAGGGCAGGATACGCCTCTCCCGCGAGCTTATGCAGTATTCCGGGATAGACAGGGAAGCCGTGCTGGTCGGCCAGGGCGCGCACTTCGAACTCTGGAGCGCCGAGCGCCTCGCGCCGGCTCTCGCCCAGAGCTTTGACGACGTGACCCAGGCCATGACCGACAGCGGCATTGATTTTGTGTTCTGA